From Penaeus monodon isolate SGIC_2016 chromosome 42, NSTDA_Pmon_1, whole genome shotgun sequence, one genomic window encodes:
- the LOC119599205 gene encoding leucine-rich repeat extensin-like protein 2: MKADQLPALRAARAQGKIAYFVNTKLVIKEKTNHQRPGSENAAQPNHPSTTEKQRQPSQHPRLAETDRRITRQTPEGFTPGAPPGQKAPPLDPVEISTPSRRQTPPGPPVEIFRLARRLAPGPPCGNFLRLAKGYPPCENISLARRVSPPFGSPPGPPLGNISPTQKARPLDPVAILAYQNPTPPGPPGQKANTPGPPVVIYTPSQKATPPGPPVVTFTPSQRATPPGPLCTGNKTFFTDVSRRNGMAGLSSNLPVANAQAHKDIA, from the exons atGAAGGCCGACCAACTCCCTGCCCTCCGTGCTGCGAGAGCCCAGGGCAAGATCGCATACTTCGTCAACACGAAACTCGTTATCAAAGAAAAGACGAACCACCAACGACCGGGGTCAGAGAATGCCGCACAACCCAACCACCCTTCCACCACGGAGAAGCAGCGCCAGCCATCGCAGCATCCACGACTCgccgagacagacagacgcatcACCCGGCAAACG CCAGAAGGTTTTACgcccggggccccccctgg CCAGAAGGCTCCCCCCCTGGACCCCGTGGAAATATCTACGCCTAGCCGAAGGCaaacgccccctggaccccctgtggaaATATTTCGCCTAGCCAGAAGGCTCGCCCCCGGACCCCCCTGTGGAAATTTTTTACGCCTAGCCAAAGGCTACCCCCCCTGTGAAAATATTTCGCTAGCCAGAAGGGTTTCGCCCCCTTTTG gttcccccccgggccccccccttggAAATATTTCACCTACCCAGAAGGCTCGCCCCCTGGACCCCGTGGCAATTTTAGCCTACCAGAACCCcacgcccccgggccccccggg CCAGAAGGCTAAcacccctggaccccctgtggtaatatatacgcctagccagaaGGCTactccccctggaccccctgtggtaacaTTTACGCCTAGCCAgagggctacgccccctggacccctgtg cactggaAATAAAACATTCTTCACCGacgtttctcgacgtaatggcatGGCCGGCCTGtcgtcaaatctcccggtggcaaacgcgcaggcgcacaaggATATTgcataa